The region TGGCGAGCGGCTTGCCCGCCTGGCCGGACTGCCCGGCGGCGGCGGGCGTCTCCGCGTTGCCGCCGCCGCAGGAGGACAGCAGTGGCGCACCCACTGCGGTCGCTCCGGCGAGAAGGCTCAGGCGTAGCAGTGCACGACGGTCGAATCCCTGGCCTTGAACCACTGTTCCTCCAAGTTCACGAGCACGCGGCGCGGTAGGGGGCGCCACGCCCGGAACGCTCGCTGACCGCCGCCCCGGTGTCTGCTCAAAAAGCGGCAGTGCTCTCCGACGCCGCGGCACCGGCCATGAGCGCCATCAGCTCGGGGGTGTACAGCTCGCGCACCGACACGATCCCGGCGACCGCGTCGAAGTAGCGGGTGGTCAGCTCGGGGCTGGTGCCGATCGCGCCGAGCAGCGCCCGCCGCTTGGGCCGCGCCTCCTCCTGGGCGATGAGCAGGGTGGCCGCGTAGTTCTCGGTCAGCCGCTCCTCGCGCAGCCGGTCGTACTCGGCGGCGGCCGCGTCCTGCCGCTCCCGGTCGCCCAGCGCGTCGCCGACGGTCTCCACGAGCAGTTCGGCCTGCATCAGGGCGTCGGAGATGCCCCGGGCGGTCAGCGAGTCCTTGTGGTGCCCGGCGTCGCCGACCAGCGCCCAACCGGGGCCGTGCGCGCGGCGGAAGAAGTTCTGCTGGTCGCCGGTGCCGTGCAGCTTGCCGACCTGCTCGGCACCCTCGACCTGGGCCCACAGCTCGGGCGCGTTGACCCGGACCAGCTCCTGGTAGGACGCGAACGCGTCGCGCCGGATCTCGTCGAACCGGTGCTGGGGCGCGTAGGCGGCGACCAGGACGGCGTCGTCGTTGGTCGGCACGGCCGACACCCAGCCGGTGTCGCCCTCGTACATCTCGAAGTGCGTCTTCGGCCCGCGCCAGAACGTGTAGTAGGCGCACGTCAGCGGCGGGTGTTCGGCGGTCTTCTCCGCGCCGACCAGCTCGGCCACCGCCGAGCGCATCCCGTCCGCGCCGACGACCAGCGCGGCGTCCTCGCGGGACGAGCCGCGCGCGCTCTCACACCGCACGCCCACGACCCGGTCGCCGTCGCGGTACAGCTCGGTCACCCGGCAGTCGTCGCGGAACTCCACGCCCGCCGCCACGGCCGCGTCGACCAGGATGCGGTCCAGGAGCTCCCGGCGCGGCGCGTACGCGGCCCGCTGGCCGTCCACGCCGCTGCAACAGCCCTCCACCCGGGTGTCGCCCAGCTCGTAGACGACGTGGTCCAGCGGCGGGCAGCCCGTGGCGCGCACCGCGTCGAGCACACCCCACTTCGCCAGCCGCGCCACGCCCGGCTGCTGGATGTAGAGGGTCGAGAGCTTGTCGGACGGGAACTTGGCGCGGTCCACCAGCAGGACCCGCCGGCCCGCGCGGGCGAACAGCAGTGCGGTCGGTGCGCCCGCGCAGCGCGCGCCGACCACGATCACGTCGTACATGGGTCCTCAGCCTCCATCGGGGACACCGGCGAAGACCACGGCGGAGTTGATGCCGCCGAAGCCGAAGCCGTTGGACAGCGCCCACCGCAGCCGGGCGGGCTCGGCGTCGGCCCCGACGAACCGGACGCGGTCGTCCAGCGGTCGGGTCAGGTTCGCGTTGGGGTGGACGAAGCCGCCGGTGAGCTGGGCGACGGTGGCCACCGCCTCGACCACGCCCGCCGAGGCCAGGCAGTGGCCGGTCAACCCCTTGGTGGAGTTGACCCACGGCCGGGAGACCGCGTCGCCCAGGGCCAGCCCCAGCGCGGCGACCTCGGTCTCGTCGCCGAGCCGGGACGCCGTGCCGTGGGCGTTGACGTAGTCCAGCTCCCCCGGTCCGACGCCCGCCGCGCGCAGTGCGGCGCGGATGACCCGCGCCTCGCCGGCCGCGTCCGGGTCGGCCAGCCGGTTGCCGTCGAGCCCGAGCGCCACCCCGGCCACGCTCGCCCGCACCGGCACGCCCCGCCGGCGCGCGGACGCGGCCGACTCCAGCACCAGCGCCGCCGCCGCCTCGCCCGGCACGAAGCCGCGCCGGTCGGCGTCGAACGGCCGGCACGCCGCCCTCGGGTCGCCGTCGACCGCCAGCGCGCCGAGCGTGGCGAAACCCCTGCGGTGCAGCGGGGTCAGCTCGACCAGCGGGCCGACCACGACGCAGCAGTCCACCACGCCGGAGGCGACCAGGCGCGCGCCGTGCACGATCCCGACGTTGCCGCTGGCCGACGCGCCGCCGACGGTGTAGCCCTCGCCGGTGGCGGACAGCACCTCGCTGATGGTGCCGACGTGGTCGGTGTCCAGCGAGTGCAGCGCGAACCGCGCCGGCAGGTACTCCGGCCGGTCCGCGTAGGACTCGCGCAGGTCGTGCGTGTAGCGGTCGGTCAGGTTGTGGCCGGCCACGACCACGCCGACCCGATCGCCCGGCACGTCCGGCAGCCCGGCCGACACCCACGCCTGCAACACCGCCGCGACGGCCGCCGCGACCGGCCGGGGCGACCGGCCCGCCGCGCGCAACGCCCTGCCGCGCAACGGTTCCGGCACGCCGTCGAGCGCGTCCCGCAAGGTGAAGCCGACCAGCGGCGCGCACAGCCCGTTGCCGCTGTCGGTGATGCCGGCGCGGCCCTCGCGCAGCGCGGCGGTGAACGCCGGGACGTCCGCGCCCAGGGAGCAGACGATCCCGGTGCCCACCACCGCGGGTGGGCTCACAGATGCTTCCCCAGCAGCGCGACGATCGTGTCGATGTCGTTGACGTCCTGGAACTCCGCGATCGGCACGACCACGCCGAGCCGCTCCATCGCGAGCGTCACCACCTCGGCCCGGTCGATGCTGGTGCAGCCGAGGTCGAGCAGCGTCCGGCCGGGCCGGACCGCCGCCGGGTCGGTGTCCGGGACGACCTCCAGCAGGCTGTCGCGGACCGCGTCGAAGACGGTCACGCCCGGCCCACCCCGGGGCGGACCCGCGTGGTGAACGGGTGTCCCTGCGTGGTCTCGGTGGCCACCCGGTTGTTCGGGTTGTCGTTGTCGCCGGCGACGATCACCGTGCCCCAGCGCTCCAGCGACACCGAGCCGCCGTACTCCTCGATCTGGTCGGTGTCCGGGTAGACGTCGACCGAGGTCGGCACGTACCGGCCGGCGAAGCCCAGCCGCATCTCCTCGGTGCGCCCGGCGTGCGGCAGCGAGGCGTGCATGAGGGTGGACCAGAACATGATGGCCTGGCCGGGCCGCATCACCATGGACACGGCCTGGCCCTCGTCGGGCTTCCAGTCCGGGTCGATCTGGAGCTCGCGGTAGTCGTAGCCGAAGAAGCCCCGGCGGACGCCCTCCTTCTCCCTGGCGTTGATGGTGTCCGGGTCGTAGTGCATCCGCTTGGTCTCGTCGTAGAACATGGTCTGGTGGGTGCCCGGGATGAACTGGAGGCAGCCGGTCTCCTCGTTCGCCTCGGTGAACGCCGTCCACACGGTGAGCGTGCCGCCGAAGTCCTCCGCGTCGCCCGGCCAGACGATCTGCGGCTTGCCCGAGGCGTTGGCGAAGGTGTCGGCCTGGTGCCAGTCGGTGCCCTCGTCGCCGGGGTACTTGGGGAAGAACTCCGAGCGCCAGCACTGCACCTTCGGGCCCAGCACGCTGGCCACCCGGTCCACGATCCGCGGGTTGCAGATGTGGTCGGCCAGGAAGGCGTTGTCCAGGTGTCGGTCGTAGTTGGAGATGTTGGTGTTGCCCGACTCCGCCGCGCCGTCGCGGTAGGCCGCGTGCGCGCGGTCGAGCAGCCGCAAGCGTTCCCGCCGCCAGCGGGCCTTCATCTCCTCGATCTCGTAGACGTCGAACGGGCCGAAGTACCCGTTGCGGTGGAAGTCGTTCAGCTCCTGCTCACTGAGCGTGAAGTCACTCATGTCAGCCTCCCACTTCCTGTAGTGCGCCCGGACGGCGCGTTGACCCGACCACGTCCGAGAGACAGGCGATGGTGGGCTCCTCCAGCTCGGCGCCGGTCAGCGCGAGGTCGAACCGGTTGTTGACCATGGCGATGACGCGGGCCAGCGAGAGCGAGGTGGCCCCGTGGTCGAACAGGTCGCCGTCCACGGGCACGTCGCGCACCAGTACCTCGTCCACGATCGCCTTGACCGCCGTCGCGGTCGGGTCGGCCGCGGTGTGCGCGGCGACGGTTGCCGGCCGGGTCTCGGTGAGCGCGACGAGCGCGTCCACGTCGGCCTTGCCCTGCGCGGTGACCGGGATGTCGTCCACCACGTGGAACCGGGAGGGCCGCAGGTAGCCGGGCAGGTCGGCGACGGCGGCGGTCAGCTCCGCCTCGGTCGGCGCGACCGGGTCCGGCGCGGGCGGCGGCGCGACGTAGGCGACCAGCCGCACGTCGCCGTCGCCGAAGTCGCGCGCGGTGACCAGCGCGGTGCCGACCCGGGCGCAGGACAGCAGCCGGGCCTCCACCTCGCCGGGCTCGACCCGGTAGCCGCGCACCTTGAGCTGGCGGTCGACCCGGCCGAGGTAGACCAGTTCGCCGTCGACCAGGGCGGCGCTGTCGCCGGAGCGGTACCAGCGCTGCCCGTCGAGCACCACGAACCGCTGCGCGGTCAGCTCGGGCCGGTTCAGGTAGCCCCGGGCCACGCCGGTGCCGGCGACGAACAGCTCGCCGGGCTCGCCGTCGGGCACCGGCCGGCCGTCGGCGGTGCGCGGCTCGACCCGCAGGCCGGGCAGCGCCACCCCGATCGGGCTGACCGAGGGGTGCTCCAGGTCGGCGGCGGTGATCCGGCGGTGCGTCGCGTGCACCGTGATCTCGGTGATGCCGTACATGTTGACCAGCACCGGCGAGGAGTCGCCGCGCCGGCCGATCCACGGCGCGAGCACGGCCACGTCGAGCCGCTCGCCGCCGAACACCACCAGCCGCAGCGACAGCTCGGCGGGCGGGCCGGCCGCCGCGTCGGCCGCGACCAGGCCGCGGAAGGCCGACGGGGTCTGGCTGAGCACCGTGACGCGTTCGCGGCGCAGCAGGTCGAGCATCAGCGCGGGCGTGCGGGTCACCTGCGCCGGCACCACCACGAGCTTGCAGCCGAACAGCAGCGCGCCCCACATCTCCCACACCGAGAAGTCGAAGCCGACCGAGTGGAACATGGTCCACACGTCGAGTTCGTCGAACTCGTACAGCTCGCCCGCCCGCTCCAGCAGCGCGACGGCCGACCGGTGCTCCACCTCGACGCCCTTGGGCGCGCCGGTGGAACCGGAGGTGTAGATGACGTAGGCGACGTCGGACGGCTCGGCGGCCTCCGACGGCGCTTCGACCGCGGTCGGGTCGTCGCTCTCGTCGGCGTCGCTCCACAGCACCGGGCCGGACCAGTCGGCCAGCGCGTCGGCGGTCCGGATCGCCGCGACGGTGAGCGCCACCTCGCTGTCGGACAGCACGTGCGCCACCCGGCCGGCCGGGTTCTCCGGGTCGACCGGGACGTAGGCGGCACCGGCCTTGACCACCGCCAGGACCGTGACGACCAGGCAGATGGACCGGTCGACGCACACGCCGACCCGGCTGCCCCGGCCCACGCCGCACCGGCGCAGCCGCTCGGCCAGCACGGTCGACCGCGCGTCGAGTTCGGCGTAGGTGATCTGCTCGGTCCCGCAGCTCACCGCGACCCGCCGGGGCGACTGCGCCGCGCGCCGGGAGAACGCCTCGTGCAGGCAGTCGGTGTCGGCCATGCCTCACTCCTCCGTCTTGGTGGCGTACATCCCCCAGTGCTGGGGGGTGAGCGCGAGGTCGGTCAGGCTGCTCTGGACGAACATCCGGTCCCAGCCGCCGCCGCCCTTCTCCTCGGCGATCCACTGGCGGGTGAAGACCTCGCGGGTCTCCGGGTCGCTCATCGCCCGCACGCCCATGAGCGTGTAGTAGGAGCTCAGCGACTTGAGGTGGATGAAGTGGTGGATGCGGTCGGACCGGCCGAACGCCTCCTCGTAGAGGTAGATCGTGGCGTGGCCGGCGAGGACCTTGTTCCAGCTCTCGCACAGCGCGCGGGAGAACGCCCGGCCCTCGGCGCGGTACTCGTACTTCAGCTCGCCGACGCGGTGCATGATGATCCCGCAGTTGCCGGAGTTGAGCTGCTCGTCGGCCGGCACCGAGGTCTGCGACTGCGCGACGGGCACGACGAACGTGGCCGCGCCGTCACCGTCGCTGGACACCGAGTCCGGAGTGGACTCCGAGGTGCCGTACATGCCGAACGCGGACGGGATGAGCACGGTCTCCCGCAGCGGGCCGTCGAACAGCCGGTCCCACCCGCCGCCGCCGCGCTCGTCCGGGACCCGTTGGCGC is a window of Saccharothrix espanaensis DSM 44229 DNA encoding:
- a CDS encoding NAD(P)/FAD-dependent oxidoreductase is translated as MYDVIVVGARCAGAPTALLFARAGRRVLLVDRAKFPSDKLSTLYIQQPGVARLAKWGVLDAVRATGCPPLDHVVYELGDTRVEGCCSGVDGQRAAYAPRRELLDRILVDAAVAAGVEFRDDCRVTELYRDGDRVVGVRCESARGSSREDAALVVGADGMRSAVAELVGAEKTAEHPPLTCAYYTFWRGPKTHFEMYEGDTGWVSAVPTNDDAVLVAAYAPQHRFDEIRRDAFASYQELVRVNAPELWAQVEGAEQVGKLHGTGDQQNFFRRAHGPGWALVGDAGHHKDSLTARGISDALMQAELLVETVGDALGDRERQDAAAAEYDRLREERLTENYAATLLIAQEEARPKRRALLGAIGTSPELTTRYFDAVAGIVSVRELYTPELMALMAGAAASESTAAF
- a CDS encoding beta-ketoacyl synthase N-terminal-like domain-containing protein; this encodes MSPPAVVGTGIVCSLGADVPAFTAALREGRAGITDSGNGLCAPLVGFTLRDALDGVPEPLRGRALRAAGRSPRPVAAAVAAVLQAWVSAGLPDVPGDRVGVVVAGHNLTDRYTHDLRESYADRPEYLPARFALHSLDTDHVGTISEVLSATGEGYTVGGASASGNVGIVHGARLVASGVVDCCVVVGPLVELTPLHRRGFATLGALAVDGDPRAACRPFDADRRGFVPGEAAAALVLESAASARRRGVPVRASVAGVALGLDGNRLADPDAAGEARVIRAALRAAGVGPGELDYVNAHGTASRLGDETEVAALGLALGDAVSRPWVNSTKGLTGHCLASAGVVEAVATVAQLTGGFVHPNANLTRPLDDRVRFVGADAEPARLRWALSNGFGFGGINSAVVFAGVPDGG
- a CDS encoding phosphopantetheine-binding protein, whose translation is MTVFDAVRDSLLEVVPDTDPAAVRPGRTLLDLGCTSIDRAEVVTLAMERLGVVVPIAEFQDVNDIDTIVALLGKHL
- a CDS encoding chlorinating enzyme, producing the protein MSDFTLSEQELNDFHRNGYFGPFDVYEIEEMKARWRRERLRLLDRAHAAYRDGAAESGNTNISNYDRHLDNAFLADHICNPRIVDRVASVLGPKVQCWRSEFFPKYPGDEGTDWHQADTFANASGKPQIVWPGDAEDFGGTLTVWTAFTEANEETGCLQFIPGTHQTMFYDETKRMHYDPDTINAREKEGVRRGFFGYDYRELQIDPDWKPDEGQAVSMVMRPGQAIMFWSTLMHASLPHAGRTEEMRLGFAGRYVPTSVDVYPDTDQIEEYGGSVSLERWGTVIVAGDNDNPNNRVATETTQGHPFTTRVRPGVGRA
- a CDS encoding non-ribosomal peptide synthetase, whose amino-acid sequence is MADTDCLHEAFSRRAAQSPRRVAVSCGTEQITYAELDARSTVLAERLRRCGVGRGSRVGVCVDRSICLVVTVLAVVKAGAAYVPVDPENPAGRVAHVLSDSEVALTVAAIRTADALADWSGPVLWSDADESDDPTAVEAPSEAAEPSDVAYVIYTSGSTGAPKGVEVEHRSAVALLERAGELYEFDELDVWTMFHSVGFDFSVWEMWGALLFGCKLVVVPAQVTRTPALMLDLLRRERVTVLSQTPSAFRGLVAADAAAGPPAELSLRLVVFGGERLDVAVLAPWIGRRGDSSPVLVNMYGITEITVHATHRRITAADLEHPSVSPIGVALPGLRVEPRTADGRPVPDGEPGELFVAGTGVARGYLNRPELTAQRFVVLDGQRWYRSGDSAALVDGELVYLGRVDRQLKVRGYRVEPGEVEARLLSCARVGTALVTARDFGDGDVRLVAYVAPPPAPDPVAPTEAELTAAVADLPGYLRPSRFHVVDDIPVTAQGKADVDALVALTETRPATVAAHTAADPTATAVKAIVDEVLVRDVPVDGDLFDHGATSLSLARVIAMVNNRFDLALTGAELEEPTIACLSDVVGSTRRPGALQEVGG
- a CDS encoding DUF6039 family protein; the encoded protein is MTTTSSPPFVLPTAQDQTSIARHAILHSGNAGVVVERVGQLRPEFRSEGRLFARELSEYLNTNYAGIVTVFVYEETFGTKDRLHWLLHIKSLYAYETLVQMGTQDVGWRDIVLRQRVPDERGGGGWDRLFDGPLRETVLIPSAFGMYGTSESTPDSVSSDGDGAATFVVPVAQSQTSVPADEQLNSGNCGIIMHRVGELKYEYRAEGRAFSRALCESWNKVLAGHATIYLYEEAFGRSDRIHHFIHLKSLSSYYTLMGVRAMSDPETREVFTRQWIAEEKGGGGWDRMFVQSSLTDLALTPQHWGMYATKTEE